The Solea senegalensis isolate Sse05_10M unplaced genomic scaffold, IFAPA_SoseM_1 scf7180000013710, whole genome shotgun sequence region TTCTGGGAATGGAAAGGATCTCGAGAATGCCCCGTGTGTCGCAGTGTGTCTGTTCTCACGAGGCCGCCTATCAACTTGGCACTCAAGTTAGCTGCAGATGAATATCAACTGCAGTCGAGCAGCAACGATGAAGAAGTATGTCTTCTTCACAAAAAGACGCTGACAATGTTTTGCCAGAACGATGAAGAGCCCATCTGTCTCGTCTGCCAGACGTCAACACAGCATAAAGTCCACGAATGCTGCCCAGTGGAAGAGGCTGCTCAACAGAAAAGGGTGATGTAAAATGACTGcagctatttttttctttcctttgtctttATAGCTGGTTGTATTCAGATGagtttttgtgtaaaaatgccAGCTAACAGTGgttgttaaaatgacattagGTGCTGAAAAGCATACTTCTCATTTCAGACTGAAGTCTCAACCATGTTGGagtctttaaagaaaaaacttaAGATACTGAACAAGAAGGAGGAGCactggagggaaacaaaaaccTATATACAGgtatactaaataaataaataaataaaatcctgtTATCCCGAACATAGCAGcatgctttttgtttttcttcaactAACGACAAACGTCCTCAACATCCCAGACCCAGGCAAATCAAAATGAGAACGTGATCAAGGAGGAATTTCAGAAGCTACACACATTTCtctgggaggaggagaagacgagactGATGGTGCtcagacaggaggaggaaatTAAGACGCAAGTGATGCATAAAAAGTTGGATCATATCAAGAACCAGATCAGAACCCTCTCCTCCACCATCACTGATATTGAGACCGCCCTCAGAGCGAAGGATTTACCCTTTTTACAGGTACATTTCCTGCCATTATGGAAATTTCCCTATACCTTGTTGAACAGGTTCCCAATTCCCATTGCTCAttattaattggacactctatattgaccCCAGCCAGGCCATCCGGCAtaaattttttgtcaaattttgcgGGCCATCTGCTATGGCGACctctagagagggagaagccaaaagaagaagaagaaaataactatagccattattattattacactataATTACAGTACTTAACACAATTGTCATACATCTGCTCCTGATCTCCTTTTCTCTTACCCCATTTTTGCTATTTCCTCAATTCACCCCAACCAGCCgtggcagatggctgcacatctttgagtctggttctaaAGTTTTCTCCGTTGACACCAAGTGTTTGTTCATAGTGTGAACTGTTAGGTTTCCCTTATTCTCTAATATTATATGGTCTGTCTTACGATGTTAGGGTATTTTGTCTACCCAATTTGATTAGGAAAATAATAATGGACCCTTCATGTAactcatgtatactgtataactGAGCTGCccattttttgtctttctcaaaAAGGAATACAAGGTGACAAAGAAAAGGTATGTATGAATGAGGCGTTAAACTGGGTTCTGACTCCTTGTTTCTATATTAGACAGTGGTCAGTGACCGTTATCATTTGATGTTCTAGGATCAAATGTGACATTCGAGAGCCTGAGTGCATCAGAGACATCCTGATAAACTCTGCAAAGCATCTGGGATCGCTGAAGTTCGGAGTTTGGAAAAGGATGGCCAAGATTGTCAACTGTGGTGGGTGAACAGACAACATCCTGAACAGTTAGAATGTTTacattaaaggtccattgtgcAACAGTTAGGAGGCTTTATAGGCAGAACATACTACTGTGTATAATCCGTTTTTGTATGAGTGTGATATCACtatcatagccttagaataagcctttatatactgtacatggtaTAGGTATGGTCCTTTCTTTACAGGAGCTGCTTCAGTCAAACTAGTCAGTATTCTTTCACTTTCTGAAGCAGAAGCTTGTTACACAGAtgaagaatgacatcctttttggtatgtgaaggctACCATAGATCCCTGATGTGCTTAGAACAAAAGTTTGAGTCTAGAAGTCCTGAGTTTATCTGGAGTCTCAACATTagagatgtcactaattcttacacactggaagTATTTTTAATCTTGCTTCTATGTACATTTTCAGTTCCCATCAcactggatccaaacacagcCCATTCCAACTTGGAACTCTCACAAGAGTTCACCTGTGTGAAATACTGCAGGAGGCAGCTCCTACCTGACAATCCTGAACGCTGCACCAGCCGTCTGAGCGTGATGGGAGCAACTGGCTTTACATCAGGAAAGCACAGCTGGACAGTCGAGGTGGGCCAAAGCAAAGACTGGTACATTGGAGTGGTCCGGGAATCGGTCCAAAGGAAGAGCACAGTCTTCCTCAACCCTGCCGAGGGCTTCTGGGTGATCGGCCTGAGTAATGGAGACACGTTCTCGGCTCAGACCACGGTTTGCACGAAACTCGTGCTGAAGCAGAAGCCTGAGAGGATTAGAGTAGAGCTGGACTGTGATAAAGGAAAGGTAGTGTTCACCAACACTGCTGATATGACGACAATATACATGTTCAAAGACAAATTTACAGAGAGGATTTTCCCCTACATCTCCCCTGGATTGTCCGAGGAGGGCAACATCTCCTGCCCGCTGACAATCTGCCCTCTGACCATAACAGTGAATGGAATGTAGAATAGACTCTCAAACAGATGCACCTCTGTAGAAAAAGAGGACACTGTAGTTGAGTGCTTGTTATAGGTTTTTAAtctgacaaatgaaatgataagGTACATGTAGTACTTTAAATATAGATACATCCCTGATTCACACATGAAATTCAGCAGGAAAATGGAGGCTACCATACTGCAACAAATCAAAATAAGAAAAGCAAGTGTATTACATTTGTAACGTATTACAATACTATGAATACTTCCAAATATTTCATTGTTGATTTGTCCAAAGTTGGTGACATTAACTGtccttttctttgctttttggtTTCCTCTTTGATTCCATGTCTTTCAATTTAGAATCCAGTTTTCTTTGCAAATAAGCTTTCTTATTCACATCCATGGATTTGTCCTTCTTCCCACTGCCCGCATAGAGAACGCCTTCTTTACTTATTCTCATCCGAGCATGAGACTTGGCTTTATCTCCGCAGCCGTGAACCTAAAAAGGATAACCATCACATGATTAGATCGGTCAAGAGAAAAGTACATTCACCACACCTTCATTTTTTTGGCTGTTCATTTTTGACAGGACACAATAGGCCAATCACAAGTGCAAATAGGCTGAGTTCCATTAAGCTTCCTTAGCTCCATGGTGCAAGCTGTCGCCGTCAAACTGCCCTGAGTTACAGAAACTGACCAGAGCCTTCGTTAATGTGACTAAAACAcctgtgtgtttcctgcttaaacatgtcaaaatggctgctgtgacaaAGGGACCACATGGTCTGTCTTACCTCCGGTATATGATGACTGAGACAGTACTGTCTGTTGCAGAAAATGCAAAGCTGTCCAAGGGTTAGCACAGATGCTTTACACTTGACAAAACTACACACACTGTCTGCTTTCATCACAGCACCGATAAGTGTGTCAAAGTCATCTtcgggagcagcagcagctgcaatGTCGCAGGCGCCTGCCTTTGTGCGTTTTTTTCCTtggagagacaaaaacagagctgTTTAAGGTTTTTCAAGGCAGACATGTTTGTAATACAAACCTTAAAAATAACATGTGATGCTTCTGATGCAAACCTTTGGCCTTCTTAGATGACTGAGTCTGAGCTGCtgggatgttgttgttgtgctgttttttctgttgggcattttcttctcttctctgttgCTCCCGCTTCATTCGCTCCAAATGTAAACTTTTCAAATCTAACAGAGGTTGACTCTGTGGTTCTCTTTGGGGATTTGGAATcgtatcctcctcctcctcctcctcctctgcttcttcttctttttgtgcaGTCTCCACAGCTGGTGCCATCTTCAGGGGCCTGGAGACAGTGATGCATCTGTCTTTCCCTTCACCTTTGCTCTCATGCACGAGGCACAGTTCCTCAGCAATCTTGTGGACTAACAAGCGATCATGAGAGTTAAAGGATGATGGGAATTGTAGTTCAAACTGATTCAAGTCCTTCAGAAATTTCTCCACTTGCTCTCTGATCTCAGCGTCTCTGTTCTTGTTCTGTTCATTCTCTGATGACGTGCGGGGTTTTGTGCGCTTCTCTGAACAAGCAGTATTTTCTTTGCCGTTATTGGTTGACTTTTTCTGTCCTTGCTTTGTGTTGTTGGGAGCTTGAGCTCTGACTTTTTGTTTGGTGGATGTTGAGCTGCTGGCAGACATTTTAGTTGTTGCGTCTCTGTGGTTACGACTGTAGTTCTGTGGCACGATATCTTGGATGTACTCAAAAGCCGTTCTGGTCTCACCAAACTCGGTGACGTGATCGATCAGGGACTTCAAGAAAGCATGATTCTTAACGGTCTGTGAGTCGCACACTACAGCAATGTGGCGTCTCGCACGTGTAACAGCAACATTTATTCTCCTGTCCTCTGCCAGAAAGCCAACTTCACCTACAagagtaaaataaacacatgtgtttgtatatgGATACATTCATTGTGATGTGGTTTATTGAGCTTTAACACAGATACTACTTATTTatagagataaataaataaataaataaaccttttctGTTGGATCGAACCAACGACAACACAacagcctctttctctctgccctGGAATCCATCCACTGACTTAATCTCCAGCTCGGGGTGTCTCGTTGACAGCTTCTGACGCAGGAGATCAACCTTTACAGAAATAAGGACCACAACACTGAGTCACATTGAGATGGAACGCTTCAATATTTTTGAAGCAAGTTTAGATTTCTACaaatgtgactgtgtctctATGAAATAGTTTAATATGTCAACCCAAgaaataaactataaaatgcTGCATTATTCATATGCACAGTCCAATAGCTCCTTATAGTGTACGACTTACCTGTAAATTGTATGGGGCAATAACTGCAATGTCTTTGGCTTTAACACCAGCTTCTGTCAAGGCCTTTATGTGCAGATCAACAATGTCAACCTCACCTGGGGATGAAGTTCACACATACACGGCTAGAGTAAACCGCTAAACttagtatttgttttgtttgtttaaataaaaccaaCTCACCTTGATTGCCTTTGGACTGCTCGTCTGTGACCTCCATCTCACTCAGACCACATCCTGCAGTGTCGATCAAAAGGagtggtgtgtttgtttcttcaaCGCAGGTCACTCCTGGTAAATCCCTATATTAAGAGCAACGCGTGTTACAGTTATCTGAAGGTGTGGAATGAAAAGGTGCCATATTTCCCAGACGTAATCTGCTTCTCACTTTAATAAATGTCTCTCCACAGAACTGTGAGCAGTCAGTCTTCCCTGGTACATCTCTTTCGACGCCCAGTCCATAATGGCACTGTTCATGCGATACTGAACTGTCAGCATACGGACTACTGAGTCCCCATACATCTGAATAAGTCTCTCCATGAGACTGAGAGACAAGCCTTTTGATGCAGCTCTGTGggaaacacaagacaacaacatacaaacaaaaaatatcaattaGTTAAGACCATGTTATTAATTTGTCTCAAACGTTTAGAGCTTGTGTGACAGGATTGTATGACAAAACAAGCAAGAAAACAATGTGCACATTAGACAATAATAGAAATTGCATCCTTCATAAAAGTTACACTTatttctgtatctgtgtgtctgaACTGAACTAAATATACGATAACAGATTTGGTCTTTTGCTAATATTGCCAGT contains the following coding sequences:
- the ighmbp2 gene encoding DNA-binding protein SMUBP-2; this translates as MAVEEFVSKTLELLQDEREAEIEETRLWQENISLKDLQNKGVCLLKLHIGSLSTGLYGRTVLILEPRKHLGLSSLPSNSFGPGDIVGLYDTDGCTAASQIASGIVTRVSQASVHVAFDDSKDGLSFNTDALYNLLKLANDVTYKRMKNALNALNRYNNGPAANLITVLFGDSKPSSQSQPNEVGFFNLNLDDSQREAVSYALSQRELAVIHGPPGTGKTTTVVEIILQAVKQGQKVLCCAPSNVAVDNLVERLAQCKAKVLRLGHPARLLDSIKKHSLDAILAQSDNANIITDIRKDIDTAFMGMKKKQEKGERVNFRREIAELRKELKTRESTAIAQILKSADVVLSTNTGACDDGPLKFLPAEHFDWVVIDECAQALESSCWIPLLRAHKCILAGDYKQLPPTIKSHKAASKGLSLSLMERLIQMYGDSVVRMLTVQYRMNSAIMDWASKEMYQGRLTAHSSVERHLLKDLPGVTCVEETNTPLLLIDTAGCGLSEMEVTDEQSKGNQGEVDIVDLHIKALTEAGVKAKDIAVIAPYNLQVDLLRQKLSTRHPELEIKSVDGFQGREKEAVVLSLVRSNRKGEVGFLAEDRRINVAVTRARRHIAVVCDSQTVKNHAFLKSLIDHVTEFGETRTAFEYIQDIVPQNYSRNHRDATTKMSASSSTSTKQKVRAQAPNNTKQGQKKSTNNGKENTACSEKRTKPRTSSENEQNKNRDAEIREQVEKFLKDLNQFELQFPSSFNSHDRLLVHKIAEELCLVHESKGEGKDRCITVSRPLKMAPAVETAQKEEEAEEEEEEEDTIPNPQREPQSQPLLDLKSLHLERMKREQQRREENAQQKKQHNNNIPAAQTQSSKKAKGKKRTKAGACDIAAAAAPEDDFDTLIGAVMKADSVCSFVKCKASVLTLGQLCIFCNRQYCLSHHIPEVHGCGDKAKSHARMRISKEGVLYAGSGKKDKSMDVNKKAYLQRKLDSKLKDMESKRKPKSKEKDS
- the LOC122760517 gene encoding zinc-binding protein A33-like, whose translation is MAATSTLLCEEDLFCPQCSDIYCLPVLLKCGHNICRVCLQKFWEWKGSRECPVCRSVSVLTRPPINLALKLAADEYQLQSSSNDEEVCLLHKKTLTMFCQNDEEPICLVCQTSTQHKVHECCPVEEAAQQKRTEVSTMLESLKKKLKILNKKEEHWRETKTYIQTQANQNENVIKEEFQKLHTFLWEEEKTRLMVLRQEEEIKTQVMHKKLDHIKNQIRTLSSTITDIETALRAKDLPFLQEYKVTKKRIKCDIREPECIRDILINSAKHLGSLKFGVWKRMAKIVNCVPITLDPNTAHSNLELSQEFTCVKYCRRQLLPDNPERCTSRLSVMGATGFTSGKHSWTVEVGQSKDWYIGVVRESVQRKSTVFLNPAEGFWVIGLSNGDTFSAQTTVCTKLVLKQKPERIRVELDCDKGKVVFTNTADMTTIYMFKDKFTERIFPYISPGLSEEGNISCPLTICPLTITVNGM